The stretch of DNA GCCTCAGACAGATTTAGGTACTCCAGCCATAATTTTTGTCATCCTATGCGATATAGTTGATCGCTGCATCCGGGCGGCCATCGGGACGGAGGGAGTACCTCCGTGCCCCGCAGGGTGAACGGAGAGGGCGGATACCCGCGCCATCCGCACCCCGGCGGATACGGGGACGCTGCCGCATCGGAGAGGCGGCACTCCGCATGCCGGGCTCCCGGACCTGGCAACCAACGGAGGCGGTGTATGCCTGCACCGGAAGAGGGCCCCGAAGCGGGGCGGGAGTGGCGGCGGGCGGCGGCTTCGGCCGTCTACCATGCCACGGTCATGGAGGGTCTCCGCGACGAGGCCGAGAGGAGAGTGCGGAGGGCGTTGAAGAGAGGGCGATCGTCCGATCCCGGGGAGTGCCGCCGGGCGGTGTCGGAGCTGGAGCAGATCTTCCTGTGGTACAGCGGCCACATCGAGAGGCATCGCGAGGGGATCCTGCAGGCGATCCCCGAGTCGGAGGAGAAGCGGAGAGCCGAGACGCGGGGGCGGGACCACATCCGCTCGTTGCAGGGGATCCACTGGTCGCCGGGGGGGACCGTGCCCGATCGGGCGGGCTTCCAGCCGGGCGGGCGGAGAGGGGAGAAAGAGTAGGCGGAGGCGGCGGCGAACTGCCGCCGATCGATCGGGGATCTGCACAGCCTATATATGGGACGTATATACCATTATTTAATACCCGGCAGGAACCAATATATACAGGACTCTTGAAGGAAACGTTCAGGATTATCGGGTTGCGAGCCGCAATCTCATCTGAATCAGGAGGTTCGAACATATTTGCATGATGTAACCATACCCGACGTGAACATCGGCGTGGTGGGGCACGTGGACCACGGCAAGACGACGCTCGTCAAGGCCCTGACCGGCACCTGGACGGATCGTCACAGCGAGGAGATCAAACGCGGGATCTCCATCCGCCTCGGCTACGCGGATGCGACGTTCTACCGCTGCGCCAACCACGAGGGGCCCGAATCCTACTCGCATACCGCCGTATGCCCGATAGACGGCTCGAAGGCGGCCCCCTTCCGCTCCGTCTCGTTCGTGGACTCGCCGGGGCACGAGACCCTGATGGCGACGATGCTCTCGGGCTCCGCGATCATGGACGGGGCGATGCTCGTCATCGCGGCCAACGAACCCTGCCCGCAGCCGCAGACTAAGGAGCACCTGATGGCGCTCTCCCTGGTGGGGATCCGGAACATCGTGATCGTCCAGAACAAGATCGACGTGGTCTCCCCGGCGGACGCCCTGAAGCACTACCAGCAGATCCGGGCCTTCATCAGGGGGACGATCGCGGAGAACGCCCCGATCATCCCCGTCTCGGCGCAGCAGGGGATCAACCTGGGGGATCTCATCCAGGCCCTGGACCAGACCATCCCCGTGCCGGAGCGCGACCCGAACGCTGCGGCGGTGATGCTGATCGCCCGCTCCTTCGACATCAACCGCCCCGGGGTCGGCTGGAAGGACATCCGCGGCGGCGTCGTCGGCGGCTCTCTCGTGCGCGGCGTCCTGCGAGAGGGCGACGACCTCGAGATCCGTCCCGGTCTCCAGGTGCAGGTGGAGAACCGCGTGCGCTGGGAGCCGATCGTCACCAAGATCACCTCCATCTCCAAGGGGTCGAAGAAGCTGTCCGAGGCGACGCCGGGCGGGCTGGTCGGTGTCGGCACCAAGCTCGATCCCGCGCTCACCAAGAGCGATGCCCTGGCGGGGCAGGTGGCCGGCCATGCGGGAGAACTGCCACCGGTCTGGGACCGCCTGACGTTTCGGGTCTCCCTGATGGAGCGCGTGGTGGGCTCCGAGAGCGAGGTCGACGTCCAGCCCGTGCGGCACAAGGAGCCCCTGATGCTCTCCGTGGGGACGGCGGTGACCGTGGGTGTGGTGACGAACACCAAGAAGGACATCGTGGAGGTGGCCCTGAAACGGCCGGTCTGCGCGGACGTGGGCGCCCGGATCGCGATCAGCCGGCAGGTGGGCGCCCGATGGCGTCTGATCGGGATGGGCGTCCTGACCGCGTGAGGATCCTGCTGGACACGAACGCGCTCATGCTGCCCGGCCAGTTCGGGATCGACCTCTTCGACGAGCTCCTCCGTCTCTGCGGCCGCTACGAACCCATGACCCTCACCGACGTGCTCCGCGAGCTGGAAGGGATCGCCCGGGGGCGGGGGCGGGACGCCGCCGCCGCCCGGCTGGGGCTGCAGCTCTGCGAGCGCTGCCGCCTCGTGGAGAGCGAGGGCATGGGCGGCACGGTGGACGAGAAGGTGATGCAGGCGGCGGAGGCGTCGGGGAGCGTCGTCGTCACGAACGATCGCGGGCTCCGCGACGCCCTGCTGGAGCGGGGTGTGGATGTGATCGTGATGCGGGGGCAGAAGAAGCTGGAACTGATTCGGGGATAGGATATGTACTACAAAATGACGTTGGTTGACAAGGTGCGGGTGCCGCCTCACCGTATGGGCGAGCCGCTGCATGCCGTGGTGCTCAGCCTGCTGGAGGAGCAGCTCGAAGGAAGCATCGACAATGATATCGGCATCTTCATCGCGGTGACGCGGGTCCTGGAGACGGGAGAAGGGGAGATGATCCCCGGCGACGGCGCCGTCTTCTACGACGTGACGTTCGAGGCGCTGGTGCTGCGGCTGAGCCTGCAGGAGGTGATCGAGGGGGAGGTGGTCGAGACGACGACGTTCGGCGCCTTCGTCAGCCTGGGCCCCATCGACGCGATGCTGCACATGTCCCAGATCTCCGATGAGTTCATCAACTACGACGAGAAGAACGGGCGGCTCATCTGCCAGGAGTCGAAGCGGTTCATCGAGGTGGGGGACCTCGTCCGCGTGCGGGTGGTGACTCTCTCGCTCTCCGAACGGGAGCCGCGGGAGAGCAAGATCGGGCTGACGATGCGGCAGGCGGGGCTGGGAACGCAGCGCTGGCTCACAGAAGAGTACGAGAAGGAGAAGAAGGAGCATGGTGGTCCATAGGAAACAGGCGACGGTCTGCCGCGAGTGCCACCGTGTCGTCGAGGGGGAGGGCTGCACCGTCTGCGGGACCACGAATCTCAGCACGGACTGGGCAGGTTACCTCATCATCATCGATCCGGAGCATTCCGACATCGCCAAGCGGATGAACATCAAGCTGCCCGGCAAGTACGCCCTGAAGGTCCGCTGATGTACCGGCTGCCCGATGCGCACCGGTCCCGATTCCAGAGACCGTTCGGCACCCTGTATTCAGGCATCCCGGAGGTCCTGCCCCTTCTCCGGGGGCGGGTCGTCTACGCCGTGGGCGATGTGGTCACCCACAACCTGACGCGCCGGGGTGTCGTACCGGATGTGGCGGTCATCGACGGCCACACCATGCGGGCGCCCTGCAGCCGCACCCCCGACCTGAAGTCGCGCCGCCTGCGGGCGCACAATCCTCCGGGCGCGATCTCCGACGACCTGATCCAGAAGGTGCGGGA from Methanomicrobiales archaeon encodes:
- a CDS encoding nucleotide-binding protein, whose amino-acid sequence is MASDRDGRPDRVRILLDTNALMLPGQFGIDLFDELLRLCGRYEPMTLTDVLRELEGIARGRGRDAAAARLGLQLCERCRLVESEGMGGTVDEKVMQAAEASGSVVVTNDRGLRDALLERGVDVIVMRGQKKLELIRG
- a CDS encoding GTP-dependent dephospho-CoA kinase family protein, translating into MYRLPDAHRSRFQRPFGTLYSGIPEVLPLLRGRVVYAVGDVVTHNLTRRGVVPDVAVIDGHTMRAPCSRTPDLKSRRLRAHNPPGAISDDLIQKVREAILHPPAVVVVEGEEDLAVIPMVLQAPIGAIVLYGQPGEGVVVREVSEEAKAEAEALLALFERE
- the spt4 gene encoding transcription elongation factor subunit Spt4; this encodes MVVHRKQATVCRECHRVVEGEGCTVCGTTNLSTDWAGYLIIIDPEHSDIAKRMNIKLPGKYALKVR
- a CDS encoding DNA-directed RNA polymerase, encoding MYYKMTLVDKVRVPPHRMGEPLHAVVLSLLEEQLEGSIDNDIGIFIAVTRVLETGEGEMIPGDGAVFYDVTFEALVLRLSLQEVIEGEVVETTTFGAFVSLGPIDAMLHMSQISDEFINYDEKNGRLICQESKRFIEVGDLVRVRVVTLSLSEREPRESKIGLTMRQAGLGTQRWLTEEYEKEKKEHGGP
- a CDS encoding translation initiation factor IF-2 subunit gamma, which encodes MHDVTIPDVNIGVVGHVDHGKTTLVKALTGTWTDRHSEEIKRGISIRLGYADATFYRCANHEGPESYSHTAVCPIDGSKAAPFRSVSFVDSPGHETLMATMLSGSAIMDGAMLVIAANEPCPQPQTKEHLMALSLVGIRNIVIVQNKIDVVSPADALKHYQQIRAFIRGTIAENAPIIPVSAQQGINLGDLIQALDQTIPVPERDPNAAAVMLIARSFDINRPGVGWKDIRGGVVGGSLVRGVLREGDDLEIRPGLQVQVENRVRWEPIVTKITSISKGSKKLSEATPGGLVGVGTKLDPALTKSDALAGQVAGHAGELPPVWDRLTFRVSLMERVVGSESEVDVQPVRHKEPLMLSVGTAVTVGVVTNTKKDIVEVALKRPVCADVGARIAISRQVGARWRLIGMGVLTA